The Falco rusticolus isolate bFalRus1 chromosome 5, bFalRus1.pri, whole genome shotgun sequence genome has a segment encoding these proteins:
- the LOC119149457 gene encoding T-cell surface glycoprotein CD4-like, whose protein sequence is METLGTVVGSVLAVLAVLVLHLGLVPVMAQQNELQVGVAGQTVTLSCRGIPHDTGVTWRYYRLVVRQFKSNHLRGKATMTDRSEISSTSKHLKVWDLKLSDAGIYTCDSGSRTVSISLHVFQLTISLDGHFLPKEVPELILMQNSSHPLPHLSITLFDSNNHTVTPQLQNKTPQKYILMLKQLKATDNGTWTCHVHSDSPLIDHNITFDVKVLGFQNPDLERKYAAVDSTVTLSWRLNFQKVKWQEGFTGQLSWKQKESATAHELLDFNITARGEQHETKKSSPLRFEIPESKPQSAIEVKIPKVHFSHSGQYWCRLVYSRRYTQSQIELLVMKVSADPAGPLPSRAEVTLTCQVSSPLPPNAHLLWERVNGTQVDVKKSKQHEVKVEVNVSAAGLWNCHLMEDNERKISLHYLVEEAPVWISYMAIGASVGGSILVFGLACLCIINGISWQRRRQRAKRMARARQYLLENKTCQCQHQLNK, encoded by the exons ATGGAGACTTTGGGCACGGTGGTGGGTAGCGTGCTTGCCGTGCTTGCCGTCTTGGTTCTGCATCTGG GTCTGGTCCCCGTCATGGCTCAGCAAAATGAACTGCAGGTTGGGGTCGCAGGACAGACGGTGACCCTGAGCTGCAGAGGCATACCTCACGACACAGGGGTGACCTGGAGGTACTACAGGCTTGTTGTAAGGCAGTTTAAAAGTAACCATTTGAGAG GCAAAGCCACCATGACGGATCGATCTGAAATCAGCTCCACCAGTAAGCACCTGAAGGTGTGGGACCTGAAGCTCTCCGATGCTGGCATCTACACCTGTGATTCTGGCTCTCGCACAGTCAGTATCTCACTGCATGTCTTTCAAC tGACAATCTCTCTGGACGGACACTTCCTACCAAAAGAGGTCCCCGAGCtgattttaatgcaaaattcaTCCCATCCTCTACCCCACCTCAGCATCACATTGTTTGACAGTAACAATCACACCGTGACACCACAACTACAAAACAAGACCCCTCAAAAATACATACTGATGTTAAAGCAACTGAAGGCTACGGACAATGGGACTTGGACGTGTCATGTCCATTCAGACTCTCCATTGATTGATCACAACATCACCTTTGATGTGAAGGTATTAG GTTTTCAGAATCCAGATTTGGAAAGAAAGTATGCAGCTGTCGATAGCACTGTCACCTTGTCATGGCGTCTGAACTTCCAGAAGGTAAAATGGCAAGAAGGTTTCACAGGCCAGCTGAGctggaagcaaaaggaaagtgCGACTGCTCATGAGCTGCTTGATTTCAACATCACGGCACGAGGAGAGCAGCACGAGACCAAAAAAAGCAGCCCCTTGCGGTTTGAGATACCTGAAAGCAAACCTCAAAGTGCCATAGAAGTGAAAATTCCCAAAGTCCATTTCAGCCACTCTGGGCAGTACTGGTGCCGGCTGGTGTACAGCAGGAGGTACACACAGAGCCAGATAGAGCTGCTGGTGATGAAAG TCTCGGCTGACCCTGCTGGGCCGCtccccagcagggctgaggTGACCCTCACCTGCCAGGTCTCCAGTCCGCTCCCACCCAATGCCCACTTGCTCTGGGAACGTGTGAATGGGACTCAGGTGGACGTCAAGAAGTCAAAGCAGCACGAAGTGAAGGTGGAGGTGAATgtcagtgctgcagggctgtggaaCTGTCACCTCATGGAAGACAACGAGAGGAAGATCAGCCTTCACTACCTCGTGG AGGAAGCTCCTGTTTGGATTAGCTATATGGCAATCGGAGCAAGCGTCGGAGGCAGCATATTGGTGTTTGGCCTTGCATGCCTGTGCATCATCAACGGCATAAGCTGGCAGCGGAGAAGG CAACGGGCAAAAAGGATGGCACGAGCAAGACAATACTTGCTGGAAAACAAGACATGTCAGTGCCAACA CCAGCTGAATAAGTAG
- the LAG3 gene encoding lymphocyte activation gene 3 protein, producing MRPMSLVPLLTITLLVFSAGHVLPAVAEGEGREQKVWATAGSPAVLPCHRSPGKVGKSWKQLPSKTSVLWKRHGGSAHQEPHMVLEVGYSGLCKTALPMRPRVSLQDSALRNGNFSLRIDPVRSEDAGLYEAQVVYGVEVRSCRVELGVVTVTLSPPSPVVENEPLVLSCNSSHRASLVETRWFHNGRLVITSATFCSLHGALSILQPAISDAGSWGCQLRYSDNEIISATYNLQILGFDGPANPVVYAASGSAAELPCTLSYLPSAFGSSTVTAHWSRLTGGHLQGWGIPQNLSSRNFPLHLPAVGPADAGQYRCAVSAGSKTTSRDMTLAVITVTPSIQGPVSEGCHLLLICSLTHPRGHERFQWKHLDAAPANSKLAVATSQHQQGHAPHMGPTLEILRVSQADMGMWECSVHGPEGRLGAVEYGLQVTGAQVSSPPTIFSGQVTFGLTLTLFLLLAACIMALALQKRKRSPAFPALEGMVAVMVPRKKEVEENQKEKIQQTEC from the exons ATGAGGCCGATGTCCCTGGTGCCGCTCCTCACCATCACTCTGCTGGTGTTCAGTG CTGGCCACGTCCTGCCGGCAGTGGCagagggggaaggcagggagcagaaagtGTGGGCAACAGCGGGGAGCCCGGCCGTGCTGCCCTGCCACCGGAGCCCCGGGAAGGTGGggaagagctggaagcagctgccCAGCAAGACATCTGTGCTGTGGAAGCGGCATGGGGGAAG TGCCCACCAGGAGCCACACATGGTGCTGGAGGTGGGCTACTCGGGCCTCTGCAAGACAGCGCTGCCCATGAGACCCCGGGTGTCACTCCAGGACTCTGCCTTACGCAACGGCAACTTCTCCCTGCGAATCGACCCGGTCCGGAGTGAGGATGCTGGGCTGTACGAGGCACAGGTGGTGTACGGCGTGGAGGTCCGCAGCTGCCGTGTGGAGCTGGGGGTGGTGACAG TAACCCTCAGCCCACCGAGCCCTGTGGTAGAAAATGAGCCGCTCGTGTTGAGCTGCAACTCCAGCCACCGGGCCAGCCTTGTGGAGACGCGCTGGTTCCACAACGGGCGCCTGGTCATCACCTCCGCGACCTTCTGCTCCTTGCACGGGGCCCTTTCCATCCTCCAGCCAGCCATCAGTGATGCGggctcctggggctgccagctcaGATACTCCGACAACGAGATCATTTCAGCCACGTACAACCTGCAAATTCTAG GTTTTGATGGCCCAGCCAACCCTGTGGTCTACGCTGCAAgtggctctgcagctgagctaCCATGCACCCTGAGCTACCTTCCCAGTGCCTTTGGGAGCAGCACGGTGACAGCCCACTGGAGCCGCCTCACAGGAGGACACTTGCAAGGCTGGGGCATCCCCCAGAATTTGAGCAGCAGAAActtccccctccacctcccagCGGTGGGGCCAGCTGACGCAGGGCAGTACCGCTGTGCTGTCTCTGCTGGCAGCAAGACAACCAGCAGGGACATGACCTTGGCGGTGATTACAG tcACTCCGAGCATCCAAGGACCGGTTTCTGAGGGATGTCACTTGCTGCTCATCTGCAGCCTCACACACCCCCGGGGCCATGAACGTTTCCAGTGGAAGCATCTCGACGCAGCCCCTGCTAACAGCAAGCTGGCTGTGGCCACTTCCCAGCACCAGCAAGGCCACGCACCCCATATGGGCCCTACCCTGGAAATACTCCGGGTGTCACAGGCGGATATGGGCATGTGGGAATGCAGTGTACATGGCCCAGaaggcaggctgggagcagtggAGTATGGGCTGCAGGTCACAG GTGCCCAGgtctccagccctcccaccatCTTCAGCGGGCAGGTTACTTTTGGGCTCACACTcaccctcttcctcctgcttgcGGCCTGTATTATGGCCCTGGCCCTACAAAAAAGG aagcggtctcctgccttcccagcacTGGAAGGGATGGTTGCAGTCATGGTGCCAAGGAAGAAGGAGGtggaggaaaaccagaaagagaagATCCAGCAAACCGAGTGCTGA